TGGTCGTCTTCGAGGCGAAGTTGGGCGTCTTCACCGTCATCTCGACGCCCGCCGTCGAAGTCGCGGGACAGACGATGAACCCCATCGGCGACTACTCGAACGCGCGCCTCGTCGAACTGATGCAGAACCGATACAGCGGTCTCTCCGACGTCCGTCAGGTGAGTTCGCAGACGATCACCGTCCAAGGCACGGAGACGGAAGTGACGAAGTTCGCCGGGAAGGCGAACGTCGACGGGCGAGAGATAGACGTCTACGTCCACGTGACGAAGTACCGCGACGGTGAGGACTTCGTCGTCGCGACGGGTATCTACCCGCAGCAACTCGACGGCGAAGAGCAGAACGTCATCTCGATGATGCGGGCCATCCAACACCCGGCCTGACCGACTGACCGCGCCGCAGACGCGCTCTCGCCCCGGGCCCGAGAGCCACCGACCGGCCGAACAACGTTTTTCTCTCCCCGAAGTGAGTACCGGACATGAACTACCTGCGGGTCGTGGGCGCTTTTCTGACCGTCTTGGGGGTACTCGGGTACGCGGCGGGGACCGTCGAGGCGTATCCGGGCCGGTCCGCGTCGGTCGTCGGCGTGATGGTCGGAATCACGTTCTACGCAATCGGACGGAGTTACGGCGGGGAGACCGACGAATGATCTCGTCGCTCGTCTACGACGCCGGCGACGCGACGGAGTTCCGCATCGACTCCGAGGCCGATCTCGCGGACGCGCGCGACGCCCCCGGGACGACGTGGGTTCGGGTCGCCGACCCGACGGACGCGGAACTCGAACGAATCACGGACATCTTCGGCATCCACCCGTTGGCGGTCGAGGACATCCAAAACGACGTGCGGCCGAAGACCGAGGAGTTCCCGGCGCACACGTTCGTCCTCGTGAAGACGGCGGTCCTCCGCCGCGGAGAGACGACGTTCGAAGAGGAGGTCCGGACGCGACCGGTCGGACTGTTCGTCGGTTCGGAGTGGCTGGTGACGATAACCGACGAAGAGAGGCCGGTGAGCGCGGTGTCGCAGGTGTGGCAGTCCGTCGAGAACCGGGACGGGCGGACGCTCCAGTACGGTCCGGACTTCGCCGCGTACAGGGTCACCGACCGAATCGTCGACGGCTACTTCGACCTCCTCGACGACGTGGGAGAGACGATAGAGGAAATCGAGGACGGCGTCCTCGCCGGGCCGGACGAGGACGTGCTGGAGGGGTTGAATGCGGTCAGACGCGACCTGCTGTCGTTTCGGAAGGTCGTCTGGCCGACGCGGGAGGCCATCGCCGTCCTCTCGCGCGGGGACGCCGAGTACGTCCGCGAACAGACGGAACGCTACTACCGCGACGTGTACGACCACCTCGTCGAGGTGGTCGATCTGACCGAGACGTACCGCGATTTAGCGCGCGGGGCGCGCGATATCTACCTCAACGCCCTCTCGCAGTCGACGAACGAAGTGATGAAGCGCCTGACCGTCGTCGCGACGATATTCATTCCGCTCACCTTCGTCGTCGGAGTGTACGGAATGAACTTCGCGGACAGTCCCTACAACATGCCCGAACTCGGGTGGACGTTCGGCTACCCTGCCGTGATGTTCGGGATGACTCTCGTCTCCGGTATCCTGCTTGCGTACTTCCGACGCGAGGGGTGGATGTAACGAACAATCGTGTCGAAAGCTATAAGTAGTCGTTTGGTTCGAACATCTGAACGACCGAAATCCCGTAATACACGGTTTATTGGGGCGTAGTGATGCGGTTTAGCGCCCGCAACACCGGCAAAGATTTAAGTAGCCAGGATGCTTACGAAGAGTAAGGACTCACCCTGTCCGGGCACCGTCTTTCTCCTCTTTCACCGGCCTCGGGGCGGGTCTGCGCCGACACCCAACACCATGAGCGATACAACAATCCGAGAGTACGTCAGCACGGAGCGACGACCGACAGAACAGACCGACGAACAGACGATAGACCCCGAAGAAGAGAACGTCTGCCCCGAATGCGGCGGCGACCTCGTCGCGGACGAGGAACACGGCGAGACGGTCTGTACCGACTGCGGACTCGTCGTCGAAGAGGACGAAGTGGACCGCGGCCCCGAGTGGCGCGCGTTCAACTCCTCGGAACGCGACTCGAAGTCCCGCGTCGGTGCGCCGACGACCCACATGATGCACGACAAGGGTCTCTCGACGAACATCGGCTGGCAGAACAAAGACGCCTACGGCAAGTCGCTGTCCGCGCGCCAGCGAGAGCAGATGCAACGTCTCCGCACGTGGAACGAGCGATTCCGCACGCGGGACTCGAAAGAGCGCAACCTCAAGCAAGCGCTCGGCGAGATAGACCGCATGGCCTCCGCGCTCGGTCTGCCCGAGAACGTCCGCGAGACGGCGTCGGTCATCTACCGCCGCGCACTCAGCGACGACCTGCTTCCGGGGCGCTCCATCGAGGGCGTCGCGACGGCGGCGCTGTACGCCGCGGCGCGACAGGCGGGCACTCCCCGCTCGCTCGACGAACTCGAACGCGTCTCTCGCGTCGACAAGATGGAACTGACCCGGACGTACCGATACGTCGTCCGCGAACTGAAGCTCGAAATCCAACCGGCCGACCCGGAGCAGTACGTCCCGCGGTTCGCCTCGGACCTCGACCTCTCAGACGAGGCCGAGAGACAGGCGCGCCACCTGCTTCGGAACGCCAAGGAAGCCGGTATCCACTCCGGGAAGTCGCCGGTCGGCCTCGCGGCCGCCGCCGTTTACGCGGCCGCCCTCCTCACGAACGAGAAGGTGACGCAGAGTCAGGTCAGCGACGTCGCGAGCATCTCGGAGGTCACCATCCGCAACCGCTACAAGGAACTCCTCGAAGCCGACGACCGAGGAATATTCGCGTAAATCGCTCAGCGGTGCGGGGAGTCCGGTGACGCCGAGACCACCCCACAGCCTCTCTCTGTCTTCTCTTCTCACTTCGATTACTGTTCTTTCGTAGATACGCCCCAGAGGCGTCGGTACTCGGCTCTCCGCGGGGTGCGTCGCCAACCGACGCCGCGGTTCGGTCCCGCGGAAAGGTTTATTGGCTCGCCGAGTGTCAAGATATGACATGGTCGAAGCCTTTGTTCGGCTGTTGTGTCCCGAATGCCGGAAGGACTGGGAGTCCGCCCCGACAGATCTGTCCGACCCGAAGAAGAACTTTACCTGCGGCGCCTGCGGGGCGACCCGGCGACTGGCGGAGTTCATGCGGACCGAACGCGACCTACAGACGGTGAAACAGTTTCAGTAGCGTCTCCTCGACGACCCGGTGAGAAACGAACGAGAGAAACGGTGTACTGCCGAGAGTGGCCGCGGAGTTACTGGTCTGGGACCGGAGATAGCGCACCGCAGGCGTCGCACTTGAGAACGGTCGCGCCCTGTTCGTCCACGAGGCGCGTGTCCGGCGACTCGCACTCGTCGCACCGGACGTACGCGTCCACGTACTCGTCTATGGCGTCGGCGACTCGGCGTTCTCTGAACGACCCCGTAAATCGGGCCCGACCCCGAGCGTCGATGCTCGCACTCGTCCCGAGTTCCGTCTGAAGGAACTTCAGCAGGTGGTCTCGGTCGCGCGCGAGGCGGTCGTACGTCTCCTCGAAGTTCTCGTACACCGTCGCGTTTCCCTCCTGTCGAATCGTCGGGTCGGGGACTTCGAAGCGGTGTGCGTCCTCCGCCTCGTCCGGCGTCTCGGATAGGGCCCGGTCGAGAGTGTCTTCGTAGTCCATATTCGCCGTGAAGGGTTACGCTCCCTAAAACGTTCGCGTCGGTGTTAAATGGCTAATAACCAACGATAACCTTCACGATCGAAGAAACAGAAATCGCCTGAATTAACCGGCTACTCCGCCGGATTCTGGTAGGAGTGTGTTAACGCGAGTCAAGATAGTAATATAATCCTCCGGTTGTAACAAACTGCTGCTCATGAAGAAGCAGGAGCTCATCCACCTGCACGGCCTGCTCGCAGAAGTACACAGCCACGTGGAGAAGTGGGAAGACGACGACGTTCCACTTACTGCCTACAACGAACTTGGCGTCCGACCGACATCTATCCACAAGTCCAAGACCGATCACAAGGCGGCCGTGTTCAAACTGTCGAAAGGTATCACCTCGTCGTTCGAAGAGACAACGCAGGAACGCGTTGCTCCGAAGGCCGACTGAGAGAACAACGGAAAGCTGTTCCTCCAGCAGTCACGTCCGCGAGTGACGACGCCGAGAAAGCCGTGCGTCGAGAGTGGCACGGCGCCGCACCGGTACGATACGTGTGTGCAAAACGTTTGGTTATACCCTTCTTAACCGCCGCGAGAGGAGTCAGGAGTCGTCGACGAGTTCCTCGAACTCGGGGATCAGATCGTCGTCGTCCGCGGTGTCGTCGCCGTCGTCGGTGGCGGCGTCGTCTGACTCCTCACCGTCGTCGTCCGCGCCCTCGTCGGGTATCTCTTCGACCGAGAGGATTTTCAGCGGCACGTTCTCTAACAGTTGTCCGATCTCTTTGCGCGCGATGCGCGAGGCGTGTTCCTCCTGTTCGACGTTGAAGACGGTCATCTCCAGTTCGAGGGCGACGAGGGCTTCGTCGGCGGCGATGAACGCGGGGGGTAGTTCTTCGCCCGACGGGGTGGTTCGCGACCCCATGTTTATCTCGACGTAGTTGAGGTCCGGATTGAGCATCTCGCCCGTCTTCGAGATGGCGATTCGGATGGCTTCGTCGGGCGTTTCGACGTCGTACACCGGGACTGCGGCCTCGACGACGACTCGACAATCCATGTTCGAATGTTGCGCTGCCTGCGGCAAGAAACTTCGCCCGAACCTCGCGAGAACCGAGTCTCAGGACGGCCAGAGAGTCCAGAACGGCGGGAGAGCCGAGAGCGGGCTGAAGCGTCGCAAGCGGAGCGGTCGCCGCCGCGAAATCGGTCTCAGGCCCCGCCGCCGCGGAGGTAGTGAAAGAGGTACGTCTGGGCGTACCCGGCGTACCGACCGCCGAGTCGGCGTCGAATCGCCCGCGACGTCTCTCGGTACGACCCGCGGTCGCAGTCGGGGTAGTGGTCGGCGATGGCGGACTGAATCCACGTGTCGAGGGGGACGGCTTCGAGGAATCCGAGCGAGAAAAGCAGAACGCAGTCGGACACTTTGTCGCCGACGCCGACGAACCGCGTCAGGCGCTCTCGGGCCGCCTCGTACTCCATACCGACGGCGTCGGCGGGGTCGTCGCCGCCCGCGACCATCTCTGCGGTGCGCTGAACGTACGGCGCGCGGTATCCGAGTCCGAGTTCTCGGAGTTCCGCCTCGGTCCGGTCCGCGAGACGGTCCGGCGACGGGAACGCGTCGAACGTCCGGCCCTCGACTTCGAGTTCGTCGCCGTACGACTCCGCGAGTGCCATCTGCATCCCGTGGATGCGAGAGACGCGCATCTGTGCCGAGCAGATAAAGGAGACGAGACAGGGAAACGGCGGGTCGCGGACGAGGCGCATCCCCTCGTAGGCGTCGTAGGCGCGTTCGAGCAAGGGGTCGTCGGGCGTCGTCTCGTATATCGCGTCCAAGTCGTCGTCGAGACGGAGGAGATGCGTGAGGACGGGCACCGCGTCGCCCGTCGCCTCCCACTCCAGTCTGTCGTCGAGTTGTCGAACGCGGACGACCATCCGTTCGTCGGAGACGTCCTCTATCGGCGGGACGACCGTCTCGTACCACGCCTCGCCGCCGTGGACGTCCATCGAGTCGTACATCCGACCGTCCGCGCGGTCCCAGAGGTAGGACTGACCGCTCTCTACGGTCGCCTGCAGGTCGAAGGGGCCGTCCAGGTCGGAACACGCGAGGGAACCGGTCTCGAACTCCATCGTGCCGAGAGACGGACGCGGACCGCTTCGGGGTTTCGATGCCCGCTTCGGAGGCGGACCGACCCCCGGCGGGTCAGCGGTTGCGCCCGAGGGGGAACTTGATTCGCTCGTCGTGTTCGTCGAACTCCTCGAAGATACGTTCGTAGAGGGCGTTTCTGGTCCCCGTCACGCCGCGCGGGGGCGAGAGAAACCGGAGGTGGAGTTCGACCCACGACTCCTTTTGAACGATGTTCACCGTCGGCCGGTCGGGAACGTCGAGGTCGACGGGGGTCTGCGCGAGTCGTCGCCGGTACATCGTTATCGCGTCCTCCATCTCGTCGCCGAGGTAGTCGTCGGCCACGTCGGCCATCGTCTGTCGGGCGAACGCGAGGTCTGTCTCGTACGCCACCTGCACCGTCAACTCGCTCCAGACGTACTCGAACAGCGTCGAGTAGTTCTTCACCTGCGAGGTGAGAAACTGCGAGTTCGGAACCGTGACCACCCGGCCGGACGGTTGGTTCGTGGTGACGAGGTGGCCGTGAATCTCCCACAGTTCGGTCGCGAGAAATCCAACCTCGATGACGTCGCCGCGGGTCTCCTCGACTTCGATTCGCTCGCCGACGGCGAACGGCCGCTTGAGCATGATGTAGAACCAGCCGATGAGAGAGAGAATCGGCTGTTGGAGGGCGAAGGTGATGGCGAACCCGACCACCCCGAGTGAGAACAGCACCCCGACCCACTCCTCGGTGAGGACGCCGAGGACGCCGACGGCGGCGACGGCGCCGAAGCAGAGCCGAAGCACGTTCCGCGCGTCGTGGACGCGGCGTTTGCTCTCAAAACGCCCGCTGATAGCGTACGTGACGAGAGCGTACACGCCGTAGGCAGAGGAGAGAACCGTTCCGACGGTGAGCACCTTCCGGACGACGGCGTTCAGGGTCTGGTCGCCCAGAGTCGCGTCGCCGAACAGTGCCGTCGCCGCGACGAACGCCGCCGCGAAACTGAATACGAGTGCGAGCGCCAGCGAACCGTACCCGAGTCGTCGTGTTGACACGGGAGAATATCTGCTGTGCGACAAGAGAAACTACCGAACTCCGCGTCGCAGGTTCCAGTCCTCAGAGGAAGAGTCTGATTCGGAGGCGAGCGTCCGCGGTGAGCGTTCACCGCGGGGTGCGACACCGGTCGGTTCGGCACGAGTGGGTTCGAGACGAGTCGGTTCGAAATCCGCGAGTCCGTTCGGCAGAGAGGGAGATACCGCGGCGAGAGAGTCGCCGGCGGTCCGGCGGTCACGTCGGGTCACTGCCGCGGCCTACGACAGTAGACGAGATAATTCCGCGCATCGTCCGGACATCCGACGGGTCCGAGTTCGTCGCGGATTCGACCGGCGGTTCAATCGCGGATGTGTTCGTCGGTCAGACTCGCGAGGCGGTTCGCACAGTCGGCGTCGAACCTGTCTTCGGTGCACCGCCACCGCCAGTTGCCCTCCGCGGTGCCGGGGACGTTGAACCGCGTTTCGGCCCCGAGTCCGAGGACGTCCTGCATCGTCGTGAACGCGAGGACGGCGTTAGACCGCCAGACGGCGTCGATCATCGACCAGTGAATCTCGGATCCGTCAGCGCCGATGTTGTAGTTGAGACAGTCCCGTTGGTCGTCCGGGAGGTCCTCGTAGTAGCCGACGAGGGTGTTCGTGTCGTGCGTCGAGGTGTAAGCCACGCAGTTCTCGGGGTAGTGCATCGGTTGGTACATGTGGCCCTGTTCGCACCACCCGGCGTACTGGGGGACGCGCATGCCCGGGAAGTCGAACCGGTCGCGGAGGCTCACGACGCTTTGGTCGAGGAACCCCAGGTCCTCGACGACGAACGGCAGGTCACCGAGTTCGCGTTCGACGGCCTCGAAAAACTCCGCGCCCGGCCCGTCGCGCCACTCGCCCGCAGAGGGCGGTTCGTCCGCGGGGATGGCCCAGTACTCGTCGAACCCCTTGAAGTGGTCGATGCGGGTGACGTCGACGAGTTCGAAGAGCCGTTTCAGTCGGTCCATCCACCAGTCGTAGTCGTTCTCGCGGAGGTACTCCCAGTCGTAGAGGGGGTTTCCCCACGACTGGCCGTCGTCGCCGGGGTTCGGCGGGACGCCCGCCACGACGGCGGGTTCGTTCTCCTCGGTCAGGTCGAACGCCTCCGGGGCGGTCCAGACGTCTGCGCTGTCGAGGGCGACGTAGATGGGCAGGTCACCGACCAACCGCACGCCGCGGTCGTTCGCGTACTCCTTCAGGTCGCGCCACTGCCTGTCGAAGACGAACTGGACGAACTCGCGGTAGGCAATCTCCTCTGAGAGTTCCTCGCGGAGGCGTTCGAGCGTCGCTTCGTCCCGCGTTCTGATCTCCTGTGGCCAGTCCACCCACGCGCCGTCGTACCGCGTGCGGAGCGACATGAACAGGGCGTACCCCGAGAGCCACGAGGACTCTCGCTCGCGGAACCGTTCGAACGCCTCGCGTTCGTCGTCCGACGCCTCGGACTCGAATCGGTCGTACGCCGCCCGGAGTTTCTCGCGCTTGTAGTCGCCGACGCGTTCGTACTCCACTTCGTGGTCCGAGAAGTCGGGAACGGGTTCGACGTCGTCGTCGGTCAGGTAGCCCCGTTCTCTCAGTCGTTCGAGACTGACGAGAAGCGGGTTGCCGGCGAACGCCGAGTAGGATTGGTACGGTGAGTTGCCGAGGACGGACGACGTGGGGCCGAGCGGACAGAACTGCCACAGCGACTGCTCCGCCGAGTCGAGCCAGTCTACGAACGTCCGAGCGCCGTCTCCTAAGTCACCGACTCCGTGCGGTCCGGGCAGCGAAGTGAGGTGCATGAAGACGCCGCTCTGTCTCTCGAATCGCATACCGGAATCTCCGCGGCACGGCAGTTAAGCGTGTGGTCGGGGAGCGACCGTCGGAGACCGCTTCCGCGCGGAGAGTGCGCCTCGGACCGTCAGGGCTCGAAGTGCGCGACGATAGGGAGGTGGTCGGAACGGTACGCCCCCTCGCGGATTCCGAGCGTCCGATACTGGAGTACCTCGGCCTCCGCGGGAGTGAAGACGTAGTCGATTCGGTCCCGTAACTCGTCGGTGAAGCCGTGGAAGGTACCCCACGGACCGTACACCGATGTCGTCCCCGCCTCGCGGCGGCCGTCCACGACGGGACTCGACCCGGCGGACCCCGTCTGACCCGTGAGGACGTGGTACGGCGGGGCCGTCGGGACCGAGTTGAGGTCGCCGGTGATGACGACCATCTCGCCGTTCTCCGAGCGCTGTTCTGCCCGCTTTCGGATGATGGCGGCCGACTCGCGGCGGGCCTCCGCATCGACGTGGGAGAAGTGAGTGTTGCAGAACCAGATGTCCGCGCCCGTCTCGTCGTGGGTCAGACTCGCCCACGTCGAGATGCGCGGGTTCTCGGCTCCCCACCCGACGCTCGGTTCGTCGGGCGTCGGCGAGAGCCAGAACACGCCCTTGTCCCGCAGTTCGAACTGATCCGAGTACCACGCTATCGGGACGGCTTCGCTCTCGTCGTCTCCGTCGCGGCCGAGTCCGTACCACTCGTAGCCGGTCACCGTCTCTCTCAGGTCGGCGAACTGGTTCGGCTGAGCCTCTTGGACGCCGAGCAGTTCGGGGTCGATCTGATCGACCGTCTCGGCGACCCGCGGGAGACGCGACCCCCACGGGTAGTCGTCTTCCGGATTGTCGTACCGGACGTTGAACGAACAGGCCGCGAGCGTTCCCTCGTCGTCCGGTTGCTCGAACTCCGTCGTCTCGTCGGCGGAGACGCTCCCCGCGAGACCCAGACCACCGACCGCACCGATGGCGGTTCCGACACCGACGAGCGCTTCACGTCGTGACAAGCATCCGACATTCATAACGATTGTTCGTCCGCTTCCACCGCGAAAAAGTTTCTCGCCGGAGATATGTATATCTATTCTCGTTGATAGTAGCGGGAGGCACAGTTTCAGTCGAGAGCGACCCGACGGAGGGTTCGTCGAGCGCTGGAATCGGCGACGCCGGAGTTCCGACCGTTCGTCCGTTCCCGTTCGGGCCGGAGCGTCGAGACGAGGTGCAGTTCCGTCAGAGTTCGAAGGTCGCGGCGACGGGCAGGTGATCGGAGCGGTATCCGCCCTCTCGCACTTCGAGCGTCCGGTACTCGTGCACGTCGGCCGACTTCGGAGTGAAGACGTAGTCGAACCGTTCTTTCGGCTCGTTAGTGAACGCGTGATAGGTCTTCTCGGGGCCGCGTACCGACGCTTCGTCGGCCGCC
This genomic window from Halopelagius inordinatus contains:
- a CDS encoding DUF6517 family protein, yielding MKSRRTIAAFLAVAVLVSTSGCVGVLTGEDPLTFSADAAAVEESVASNAGYESNGTRTMDVNRTFEVAGQERTVVAENRVTTYEKSMDLVVFEAKLGVFTVISTPAVEVAGQTMNPIGDYSNARLVELMQNRYSGLSDVRQVSSQTITVQGTETEVTKFAGKANVDGREIDVYVHVTKYRDGEDFVVATGIYPQQLDGEEQNVISMMRAIQHPA
- the corA gene encoding magnesium/cobalt transporter CorA, whose translation is MISSLVYDAGDATEFRIDSEADLADARDAPGTTWVRVADPTDAELERITDIFGIHPLAVEDIQNDVRPKTEEFPAHTFVLVKTAVLRRGETTFEEEVRTRPVGLFVGSEWLVTITDEERPVSAVSQVWQSVENRDGRTLQYGPDFAAYRVTDRIVDGYFDLLDDVGETIEEIEDGVLAGPDEDVLEGLNAVRRDLLSFRKVVWPTREAIAVLSRGDAEYVREQTERYYRDVYDHLVEVVDLTETYRDLARGARDIYLNALSQSTNEVMKRLTVVATIFIPLTFVVGVYGMNFADSPYNMPELGWTFGYPAVMFGMTLVSGILLAYFRREGWM
- a CDS encoding transcription initiation factor IIB, producing MSDTTIREYVSTERRPTEQTDEQTIDPEEENVCPECGGDLVADEEHGETVCTDCGLVVEEDEVDRGPEWRAFNSSERDSKSRVGAPTTHMMHDKGLSTNIGWQNKDAYGKSLSARQREQMQRLRTWNERFRTRDSKERNLKQALGEIDRMASALGLPENVRETASVIYRRALSDDLLPGRSIEGVATAALYAAARQAGTPRSLDELERVSRVDKMELTRTYRYVVRELKLEIQPADPEQYVPRFASDLDLSDEAERQARHLLRNAKEAGIHSGKSPVGLAAAAVYAAALLTNEKVTQSQVSDVASISEVTIRNRYKELLEADDRGIFA
- a CDS encoding DUF7836 family putative zinc-binding protein — its product is MVEAFVRLLCPECRKDWESAPTDLSDPKKNFTCGACGATRRLAEFMRTERDLQTVKQFQ
- a CDS encoding translation initiation factor IF-2 subunit beta, yielding MDYEDTLDRALSETPDEAEDAHRFEVPDPTIRQEGNATVYENFEETYDRLARDRDHLLKFLQTELGTSASIDARGRARFTGSFRERRVADAIDEYVDAYVRCDECESPDTRLVDEQGATVLKCDACGALSPVPDQ
- a CDS encoding UPF0058 family protein is translated as MKKQELIHLHGLLAEVHSHVEKWEDDDVPLTAYNELGVRPTSIHKSKTDHKAAVFKLSKGITSSFEETTQERVAPKAD
- a CDS encoding DUF555 domain-containing protein; protein product: MDCRVVVEAAVPVYDVETPDEAIRIAISKTGEMLNPDLNYVEINMGSRTTPSGEELPPAFIAADEALVALELEMTVFNVEQEEHASRIARKEIGQLLENVPLKILSVEEIPDEGADDDGEESDDAATDDGDDTADDDDLIPEFEELVDDS
- a CDS encoding DNA-3-methyladenine glycosylase family protein, encoding MEFETGSLACSDLDGPFDLQATVESGQSYLWDRADGRMYDSMDVHGGEAWYETVVPPIEDVSDERMVVRVRQLDDRLEWEATGDAVPVLTHLLRLDDDLDAIYETTPDDPLLERAYDAYEGMRLVRDPPFPCLVSFICSAQMRVSRIHGMQMALAESYGDELEVEGRTFDAFPSPDRLADRTEAELRELGLGYRAPYVQRTAEMVAGGDDPADAVGMEYEAARERLTRFVGVGDKVSDCVLLFSLGFLEAVPLDTWIQSAIADHYPDCDRGSYRETSRAIRRRLGGRYAGYAQTYLFHYLRGGGA
- a CDS encoding mechanosensitive ion channel family protein; translation: MSTRRLGYGSLALALVFSFAAAFVAATALFGDATLGDQTLNAVVRKVLTVGTVLSSAYGVYALVTYAISGRFESKRRVHDARNVLRLCFGAVAAVGVLGVLTEEWVGVLFSLGVVGFAITFALQQPILSLIGWFYIMLKRPFAVGERIEVEETRGDVIEVGFLATELWEIHGHLVTTNQPSGRVVTVPNSQFLTSQVKNYSTLFEYVWSELTVQVAYETDLAFARQTMADVADDYLGDEMEDAITMYRRRLAQTPVDLDVPDRPTVNIVQKESWVELHLRFLSPPRGVTGTRNALYERIFEEFDEHDERIKFPLGRNR
- the malQ gene encoding 4-alpha-glucanotransferase translates to MRFERQSGVFMHLTSLPGPHGVGDLGDGARTFVDWLDSAEQSLWQFCPLGPTSSVLGNSPYQSYSAFAGNPLLVSLERLRERGYLTDDDVEPVPDFSDHEVEYERVGDYKREKLRAAYDRFESEASDDEREAFERFRERESSWLSGYALFMSLRTRYDGAWVDWPQEIRTRDEATLERLREELSEEIAYREFVQFVFDRQWRDLKEYANDRGVRLVGDLPIYVALDSADVWTAPEAFDLTEENEPAVVAGVPPNPGDDGQSWGNPLYDWEYLRENDYDWWMDRLKRLFELVDVTRIDHFKGFDEYWAIPADEPPSAGEWRDGPGAEFFEAVERELGDLPFVVEDLGFLDQSVVSLRDRFDFPGMRVPQYAGWCEQGHMYQPMHYPENCVAYTSTHDTNTLVGYYEDLPDDQRDCLNYNIGADGSEIHWSMIDAVWRSNAVLAFTTMQDVLGLGAETRFNVPGTAEGNWRWRCTEDRFDADCANRLASLTDEHIRD
- a CDS encoding endonuclease/exonuclease/phosphatase family protein → MSRREALVGVGTAIGAVGGLGLAGSVSADETTEFEQPDDEGTLAACSFNVRYDNPEDDYPWGSRLPRVAETVDQIDPELLGVQEAQPNQFADLRETVTGYEWYGLGRDGDDESEAVPIAWYSDQFELRDKGVFWLSPTPDEPSVGWGAENPRISTWASLTHDETGADIWFCNTHFSHVDAEARRESAAIIRKRAEQRSENGEMVVITGDLNSVPTAPPYHVLTGQTGSAGSSPVVDGRREAGTTSVYGPWGTFHGFTDELRDRIDYVFTPAEAEVLQYRTLGIREGAYRSDHLPIVAHFEP